In Gadus morhua chromosome 5, gadMor3.0, whole genome shotgun sequence, the genomic stretch GATGAGGTCAGATGGCAGCCTTTAAGCCTGAGGGAAAAAAGGGGAGTAAATAATTCCAAGGTGGGATAAGGATGAAGCCCTGGGGATTACTAATCTACTCTAGATAGATAGTATGCTTCAACTGAAATCCTTCTAAAGCAGAATAACGATGCATTCTACACATCCTAATCAGACAAAACACAGAATGAATATCATGACTACAGCGTTTCCATATCTTTCCCCCATAACCCCCAAACAAACTAGGGCTTGTCCTCAACACAACTTATTTTAGCAACAAGAGAAAAGGCACCAagcttattttatatatttttttatgttcgGGGCATTCTTTTATTTCagactttaaaaaaagaagacagGAAGTCCAATATAGTTCCCTGTGTATTATTACTGGCTAATAAtgacaccaaaacaaacacagagacatgaAGCACAAGCACATGGAGCTTGTTCATCCCACAGGGTATGGAAGTAGAGATGTTATCATATATATAAGGCCTCTCTTTTTCTCGTTTTGTTTTGACATGTTTGCTCTATAAACAACCGTGACCGATTTACAGTCAGGAAGTGACATGTGAAAGCTCTGAGACTCCATCTCTAGGTTATTCCTAAATACGGTACTGTTAAACATACGGTTTAGATATATCTGTATATGGCGGCTGAGAACTTCTTGGTTATAGGTTATTCCGGTTTTTAAGTTAGAAATAGTCTATTGCCTTGATAAATCTTCATCACCCATTGCTTTCCTATGCAGTCACTCTCAAGTAAAGCATTAGTATTAGCATTAAAGTTGCGAACGGGAATGCTCACAGACACAGTATACTTTGTCAGATGAACGTACCATCCTATGTGTGAGGACAGCATATCTAGAGGAAAACAATGTAGTCTTCCATATGAGCCATATTATAAAAATGTTTGCTACTAAAATGGACCAAATGAAATGCCTGATCAGTCCATACAATGGAATCAGATAGCTGTGTACAACAGTCATCCAAAAATACTCAAAAGAAGAGCAGGTCTACTTTAGGGGGCGTTCTGTGGGTTCTGTGGGTCGATGGGTCTGGCGTTGAGGTACTCCAGCGCGAAGAGCTGAATGATCTTGTTGAGGTTCTGGATGCTGGAGCGATCCAGGTTCTCCTCGTTGTCATCGAACGTGTGCCACACGGAGGGGAAGGGGGTCGGGATGAGGTGCAGGATGCGCACACCTGACAGGAAACCagaggggggacggaggggtCAGGCCACGCCTTCACACGCACTGCACAGGATGTCCTGAGTGCTGGTGATTtatcatgtgtctgtgtgaatgtgcgtgtgtgcgttggtgcatgtgtgcgattgtgtgtctatgtgtgtctgtgtgaatctaTTTGTATAGGAATGTTTGAGTATGCAAGTGTGTTAAGTACGCTTTTGTATgtttctgcgtttgtgtgtgtgtgtgtgtgtgtatgtgtgtgtgtgtgtgtgtgtgtgtgtgtctgtgtgtgtgtgtgtgtgtgtgtcttcatgcttGTATATACTTATACCAAATACACATAGTATACTATACACACGACGTGAATGTGtttataaatgtatgtttgACCGTGTGAGCGGCTGTATGAACCTCTGTTCAGGAAGGGCACGTGGTCGTCCTGAACGAAGCCCACGGGCATGTTGGGCCAGAAGTACTGCACATCGGCAGGATGGTCAATCAGCAGGCCCATGGAGTGGAGACGACGCTCTGACAACCCAGAACAAGAAGAGGAGACAGGCTTTAAATCCGGCTGTTGTAAACATTAAGAGTAGTAACATAAAATGAACACATGCCAGTATGTTAGCTTGATATGTACATTTTGACTAATATTTTTACTTATAATATTTACTGAAAAACCATAATCTTATGTTTAGCCATCAaggatgttttttttactttgtacattgagaaaaaggaaaaaatgccTTGGTTTGCCAGTTGAGATCCTAATGTACATAGGGTGAAGTGTGATTAAATACCTATATTCTGGAGTCTGGTGAGCCAGCGGGATGTGCTGGAGAACTGGCTCCCGAAGCGAGGCGTGGGGGCCCCAATGAGGTCCATCAGCACAAACAGatcctaaagtgtgtgtgtgtgtgttaggggacggggggacggacATGATGAACATCATTTAGGGCTGTCTTGTGTGGTATCAGCTCTCGGTTCAAGCAGATAAGAGAAGATAAGAGTAGATAAGGGAAGGTAAGTCCTTCCTAACGGCCAACTCCCCCTGTAGCTTTGAGGTACCAGGATGACATCATGTATCCCAAGTCCCAGCTCTTACAATATTGATCTATGTGCTGCCATTTTCTACaagaaagcccccccccccccccacacacacacacacacacacacacacacacacacacacacacacacacacacacacacacacacacacacacacacacacacacacacacacacacacacacacactcttcagcTTTAAAGTTTCCGCAACACAGCAAACACTATAAGATTAATTCTATGGTTGCTCTTACTCATATAGGTGTCAACTTAACATTTATGCATGTTTCTCAGTATCCTCATAATAATGAAGGCAACCACAGGATGATCGCTAATATTATCATGAGATAATCCGATATTACAACTTCACTAATCCTGAGGTTGTTCTGGTCTGAGAGACTGGAGGCGGCGGAGGGTGGCTGTGTGGACCCACAATGCCGTGCAGCAGGTTGGTGTCGTCGGCGCCAGCAGGGTGCGGGGTGCTCTCCATCTGCTGGGCCAGGTGACGGGAGCCGTACAGGGAGTCAGTGGCGGTCCACTGGAACATGGCCTCCTCGCCGTCAAAGAACAGCAGCTGCAGCGTCAGGTCAGGGCTGGAGCTCtggtgggagagggggtggtggtggaggagggagagaggtaaagaAGGAGAAAAGTATGGAACCAAAGAAACGTAAGCAAATTTGCAGAAGAATAAAAACCGTGTTGTTATTCTGAAAGCTtttctgccccctggtggttgAACTGGGCTATTTGAGTCCTCTGTTTTTAGTATTTCTCTCAACTAGCATTCTATTATTCGATTTTTAACTCTGCTCTTTAAACTGGGGCTGTGATATTTTTGTTCCAGACTGGGGCAGGATTGCTTCCTCTGTTTCATATCTCATCAGGGAAAAAGATTAATCTATTTGTAACAACACAGCTGCAGCCAGCCTCTGTCCTCGGGGGAAATCAGAGTTGACTTTTGTCCCTTGTCTGTAAACTGTATTCAAAATCTAGAACAAGGACACAGAGTAACAATAAGCTATGCACAATAAAAATATGATACAATTTAGATTCATCTTGTGCaccattattatataatattataatatgatACAATTCCAATAATGTTTTGTATCGTTTTGTATCGTGTTTTGACACTACAAAAGAAAAGGCTGGCCTTGACGACACAGACCAAACCTAAATCCTctatccccaccaccacacatctCCCTCTAGTCCCCGACCTTGTGTGTCTTCAGCTCCTGGTCCAGGGCCCGGGCCAGCTCCAGCATCATGGCACAGGGCGCGGCCGAGTCGGTGGCCCCCTGGAACTCTTTTCCGTGCCACTGGGGCGGGTAGTACTTGGAGTCGTAGTGACACGCCAGCACCAGGCGGCGCTTGGCGGACGGGTCTAGGGTGGCGATGAGGTTGGTGAAGGTCCGCGGGCCGTACGGCGTCTGGGCCTCGAAGCTGTCCTCCGTCACGCTCCAGCCGGCCTCTAGGGAGCCCAGTGTCGTTTTGATATGCTGCGgacatgcacacagtcacacacacacacacacacacacacacacacacacacacacacacacacacacacacacacacacacacacacacacacacacacacacaaacacatacatatacacacacacacgtatgcaaacacacacatgcaatgcaACACTCACTTGGATGCCACTTTTGGGACAAAAGTATTTTCTAAATGAATAGATAAATGTATTACATACTATATAACATTATACATGATGCAATCATACAGTgatacacaataataataagctCAAACATTGTTTTGATGCTAATATTGGTCCACACTTTTGAATCAAATCAAGGAAGGAATTGTTGAACCAGATCTAGAATGAGAAGAATGAATGGAGGACTGAAGGATCACTGATTATCATTTGAACCCCGTCATGACATCCTAGTTTTCATTGGTAGACACTGAACAAatgaaactcaaaaataattgtgTATTTTGACCATTCATTTGCATGGTGGTCCAAATAACTAATGTTGTTGTTGCGTCTTCAGGACGATTTGGCGTGGTAAAAGCCCTGAGCGCTGACCTGCTGTACCGCCAGGCTGCCCGCGGTCCCGGGGTACCTGGTGACCAGCAGAGGGGTCAGATCCCTCTGCCACATCTTGTCCAGGTCCGTGTGGGCTAGGGCGCTGCGGATCTCCCCCGCAGTCAGCGTAGCGGCTCTATGTGTGAGCTGGCCAtacatgaacatacaaacacacaattagaGACGGCATTCAGTCACGGTAAGTTATCTTATTGCTTTGTTGAGGAGGATTTAATGGTAGGTGCATGGCATCGTCTTATTCA encodes the following:
- the qpct gene encoding glutaminyl-peptide cyclotransferase, whose product is MNERRHGPLTMYFLNALSIFGIFISGVNGIPWTQEKLTHRAATLTAGEIRSALAHTDLDKMWQRDLTPLLVTRYPGTAGSLAVQQHIKTTLGSLEAGWSVTEDSFEAQTPYGPRTFTNLIATLDPSAKRRLVLACHYDSKYYPPQWHGKEFQGATDSAAPCAMMLELARALDQELKTHKSSSPDLTLQLLFFDGEEAMFQWTATDSLYGSRHLAQQMESTPHPAGADDTNLLHGIDLFVLMDLIGAPTPRFGSQFSSTSRWLTRLQNIERRLHSMGLLIDHPADVQYFWPNMPVGFVQDDHVPFLNRGVRILHLIPTPFPSVWHTFDDNEENLDRSSIQNLNKIIQLFALEYLNARPIDPQNPQNAP